One genomic window of Plasmodium coatneyi strain Hackeri chromosome 12, complete sequence includes the following:
- a CDS encoding Spliceosome-associated protein: MAVADLIDIKQLNELRRTNPTKAKNLIKKIKKKNAKKEKRDKTDRKIDTAGAANRNDASSYRHEPYVEYVEEDIEEEIFKNFQDVYKRFKGSTDDQEEYEQQKEDEKKISLYDSNSEDDSDNDDNSDDSDEEEESGGKAKKKEPISKKALKLLSRPSVVELKEFAKKPELVEIWDTTASDPFFFVWLKCLKDSVPVPQQWCQKRKYMHGKRGIEKIPYKLPPYIEDTKISEIRQAIKEKEEQKSLKQKMRDRVRPKLHTMDIDYQTLHDAFFKYATKPKLVKFADVYYEGKEFELKTKKFRPGVISEKLRNALNIDPSEPLPWLFNMQKYGLPPSFPYLNIPGLNDLTSENSAGGKATPGNTSGLHPQSGMNKPQEDGTKAKYENVDESGNIIYGNFISQHTSENSSKYPDDFLWGEIDENYVNSDEEEDDEEEVDDEEEEGTDEKKKKKKKGLSKEQTEKMDGLDSENANLNLSEDMMKGNYNSGLYSVATNTKINGSYTPFMESGVTSVDLTSFISGYETPKYVYNNSYMNPAHIKPYTVLQKEEVPMSQNHLFASNVKYKINPAVSIMSKSSNVSEVGGGGITPFSGVSMSTPYAASETGKKLQINPPQTNIEDIKKELSKHEELSNKAKLVSAQVDPPKKGKKEEKKKKKKKYFKF, from the exons ATGGCTGTGGCAGACCTTATTGACATTAAGCAGTTGAATGAACTGCGGAGGACCAACCCTACGAAGGCCAAAAATCTCATAAAAAAGATA aaaaagaaaaatgccaagaaggaaaagagggacAAGACGGACAGGAAGATCGACACAGCTGGTGCTGCAAACAGAAACGATGCAAGCAGCTACCGGCACGAACCCTACGTGGAGTACGTGGAGGAAG ATAtcgaggaagaaatttttaaaaacttccaAGATGTGTACAAAAGGTTTAAAGGTAGTACGGATGACCAGGAGGAATACGAACAGCAgaaggaagatgaaaaaaaaataagtctGTATGATAGCAACTCGGAAGACGACAGTGATAATGATGACAATAGTGATGACTccgatgaagaggaagaaagtgggggaaaggcaaaaaaaaaagaacccatTTCGAAGAAAGCCTTAAAATTGTTAAGTAGACCATCCGTTGTGGAATTAAAagaatttgcaaaaaaaccAGAGCTAGTCGAAATATGGGACACGACAGCAAGTGacccatttttctttgtctggttaaaatgtttaaaagATTCTGTGCCTGTGCCACAGCAGTGGTgccagaaaaggaaatatatgcacGGAAAAAGAGGCATAGAAAAAATACCATACAAATTACCTCCCTACATTGAAGATACGAAAATTAGCGAAATTAGGCAAgccataaaagaaaaagaagaacaaaagtcattaaagcaaaaaatgcgTGATAGAGTCAGACCCAAACTGCACACAATGGATATAGATTACCAAACGCTTCATGatgcttttttcaaatatgcaACAAAACCGAAATTAGTAAAATTTGCAGATGTGTACtatgaagggaaagaatttgaattaaaaacgaagaaatttCGCCCAGGAGTTATTTCAGAAAAACTGAGAAATGCTCTAAACATAGATCCATCTGAACCTTTGCCTTGGTTATTTAATATGCAGAAATATGGATTACCTccctcttttccttatttaaatATCCCCGGATTGAATGACCTTACGTCGGAAAACTCTGCAGGGGGGAAGGCTACCCCTGGAAACACATCAGGTTTACATCCACAGAGTGGCATGAATAAACCACAGGAGGATGGAACAAAAGCGAAATACGAAAATGTGGATGAATCGGGAAATATCATATATGGGAATTTCATATCCCAACATACAAGTGAGAACAGCAGTAAGTACCCGGATGACTTTCTCTGGGGGGAGATTGATGAAAATTACGTAAACTCCgacgaggaggaggatgacgaagaagaagttgacgatgaggaggaagagggaacagatgaaaagaagaagaaaaaaaagaaaggactgtcaaaagaacaaacagaaaaaatggatggaCTCGATTCGGAAAATGCAAACCTAAACTTGAGTGAAGATATGATGAAAGGAAATTACAACAGTGGACTGTACAGTGTTGCCACGAATACGAAAATAAACGGGTCATATACTCCCTTCATGGAAAGTGGAGTAACGTCTGTAGATCtaacttccttcatttctggATATGAGACACCCAAATATGTTTACAATAATAGTTACATGAATCCGGCACATATCAAGCCATACACAGTGCtgcaaaaggaggaagtaccCATGTCACAAAATCATTTGTTTGCCTCAAATGTgaagtataaaataaatcccGCAGTTTCCATTATGAGTAAGTCGTCGAACGTTTCCGAGGTAGGGGGAGGAGGGATCACCCCTTTCAGCGGAGTCTCCATGTCAACACCTTATGCTGCAAGTGAGACGGGAAAGAAACTCCAAATTAACCCTCCACAGACAAATATAGAAGATATAAAGAAGGAGCTCAGCAAACATGAGGAGTTGTCCAATAAGGCCAAGCTCGTATCGGCACAGGTCGACCCACccaagaagggaaaaaaggaggagaagaaaaagaagaagaaaaagtacttCAAATTTTGA